Proteins encoded together in one Ciona intestinalis chromosome 3, KH, whole genome shotgun sequence window:
- the LOC100186342 gene encoding uncharacterized protein LOC100186342 isoform X4 produces the protein MQTCIYRNTRGVLQRSIPSHRLVALARLHQEHDQSIIKRFGFVVLLDESQILTELPCILRSQPLAPYARIPTNCSRCADVTEVMQLRNVSQNDFLTKYAFTMQPIVVKDAQSNWTAGESFSYEYFQSIYSPGSQILEEVARRCLFFPYETGLANLAEFFNMSKNQVEGKEGRWYVGWINCEGKSANQLRKHYQRPYFLSPELDHSKLDWVFMGMPGRGASLHVDFVQSSIWQAQLRGHKKWTLESPPECFGTCVRRLEVTVDPGDIIVLDGNSWFHQTEIVGEDNSIVIGSEYY, from the exons ATGCAG ACGTGCATATACCGTAACACTCGGGGGGTGCTTCAAAGGTCCATTCCTTCTCACCGCTTAGTTGCGCTTGCCAGGTTGCACCAGGAACATGATCAATCTATAATTAAACGTTTCGG GTTTGTCGTCCTGCTGGACGAATCCCAAATTTTGACGGAACTTCCGTGTATTCTTCGAAGTCAACCTCTTGCACCGTATGCAAGAATTCCCACCAACTGTTCCAGGTGTGCTGATGTTACTGAAGTGATGCAACTAAGAAATGTGTCGCAG AATGATTTTTTGACCAAATACGCGTTCACTATGCAACCGATCGTGGTGAAAGATGCGCAATCTAATTGGACAGCGGGCGAAAGTTTCAGCTACGAATATTTTCAAAGTATTTATTCTCCTGGTTCTCAG ATTCTGGAAGAAGTAGCTAGAAGATGTTTATTCTTCCCGTATGAAACTGGATTGGCTAACCTGGCTGAATTTTTCAACATGTCAAAGAATCAAGTTGAAGGCAAGGAAGGTCGATGGTACGTCGGATG GATTAATTGTGAGGGAAAATCCGCCAATCAGTTGAGGAAGCATTACCAACGACCTTATTTCTTATCCCCTGAGTTGGACCACAGTAAACTTGATTGGGTGTTTATGGGAATGCCTGGACGTGGAGCTTCTTTGCAC GTTGATTTCGTACAGTCGTCGATTTGGCAAGCACAGCTTCGTGGCCATAAGAAGTGGACATTGGAATCACCACCGGAGTGTTTCGGTACATGCGTACGACGACTTGAGGTGACAGTTGATCCAGGAGATATAA TTGTTCTTGATGGAAACAGTTGGTTCCATCAAACCGAAATCGTTGGAGAGGATAACAGCATCGTTATCGGCTCGGAATACTATTGA
- the LOC100186342 gene encoding uncharacterized protein LOC100186342 isoform X2, producing MANQEQFRAILKQSERMGISCEQLSSLKSVRKIINDGKNWQQRNFQNILLGIWLVLTIIPPSVIVYNIKHETTFGNSILKTFVVLLDESQILTELPCILRSQPLAPYARIPTNCSRCADVTEVMQLRNVSQNDFLTKYAFTMQPIVVKDAQSNWTAGESFSYEYFQSIYSPGSQILEEVARRCLFFPYETGLANLAEFFNMSKNQVEGKEGRWINCEGKSANQLRKHYQRPYFLSPELDHSKLDWVFMGMPGRGASLHVDFVQSSIWQAQLRGHKKWTLESPPECFGTCVRRLEVTVDPGDIIVLDGNSWFHQTEIVGEDNSIVIGSEYY from the exons ATGGCAAATCAAGAACAGTTTCGTGCTATATTAAAGCAGTCAGAACGTATGGGTATAAGTTGTGAGCAGTTAAGCAGTTTAAAATCAGTAAGAAAAATTATTAACGATGGCAAAAACTGGCAACAacgcaactttcaaaacattttgctTGGAATCTGGTTGGTGTTAACGATAATTCCACCATCGGTGATCgtatacaatataaaacatgaaactACTTTCGGGAATTCCATATTGAAAAC GTTTGTCGTCCTGCTGGACGAATCCCAAATTTTGACGGAACTTCCGTGTATTCTTCGAAGTCAACCTCTTGCACCGTATGCAAGAATTCCCACCAACTGTTCCAGGTGTGCTGATGTTACTGAAGTGATGCAACTAAGAAATGTGTCGCAG AATGATTTTTTGACCAAATACGCGTTCACTATGCAACCGATCGTGGTGAAAGATGCGCAATCTAATTGGACAGCGGGCGAAAGTTTCAGCTACGAATATTTTCAAAGTATTTATTCTCCTGGTTCTCAG ATTCTGGAAGAAGTAGCTAGAAGATGTTTATTCTTCCCGTATGAAACTGGATTGGCTAACCTGGCTGAATTTTTCAACATGTCAAAGAATCAAGTTGAAGGCAAGGAAGGTCGATG GATTAATTGTGAGGGAAAATCCGCCAATCAGTTGAGGAAGCATTACCAACGACCTTATTTCTTATCCCCTGAGTTGGACCACAGTAAACTTGATTGGGTGTTTATGGGAATGCCTGGACGTGGAGCTTCTTTGCAC GTTGATTTCGTACAGTCGTCGATTTGGCAAGCACAGCTTCGTGGCCATAAGAAGTGGACATTGGAATCACCACCGGAGTGTTTCGGTACATGCGTACGACGACTTGAGGTGACAGTTGATCCAGGAGATATAA TTGTTCTTGATGGAAACAGTTGGTTCCATCAAACCGAAATCGTTGGAGAGGATAACAGCATCGTTATCGGCTCGGAATACTATTGA
- the LOC100186342 gene encoding uncharacterized protein LOC100186342 isoform X1 — protein sequence MANQEQFRAILKQSERMGISCEQLSSLKSVRKIINDGKNWQQRNFQNILLGIWLVLTIIPPSVIVYNIKHETTFGNSILKTFVVLLDESQILTELPCILRSQPLAPYARIPTNCSRCADVTEVMQLRNVSQNDFLTKYAFTMQPIVVKDAQSNWTAGESFSYEYFQSIYSPGSQILEEVARRCLFFPYETGLANLAEFFNMSKNQVEGKEGRWYVGWINCEGKSANQLRKHYQRPYFLSPELDHSKLDWVFMGMPGRGASLHVDFVQSSIWQAQLRGHKKWTLESPPECFGTCVRRLEVTVDPGDIIVLDGNSWFHQTEIVGEDNSIVIGSEYY from the exons ATGGCAAATCAAGAACAGTTTCGTGCTATATTAAAGCAGTCAGAACGTATGGGTATAAGTTGTGAGCAGTTAAGCAGTTTAAAATCAGTAAGAAAAATTATTAACGATGGCAAAAACTGGCAACAacgcaactttcaaaacattttgctTGGAATCTGGTTGGTGTTAACGATAATTCCACCATCGGTGATCgtatacaatataaaacatgaaactACTTTCGGGAATTCCATATTGAAAAC GTTTGTCGTCCTGCTGGACGAATCCCAAATTTTGACGGAACTTCCGTGTATTCTTCGAAGTCAACCTCTTGCACCGTATGCAAGAATTCCCACCAACTGTTCCAGGTGTGCTGATGTTACTGAAGTGATGCAACTAAGAAATGTGTCGCAG AATGATTTTTTGACCAAATACGCGTTCACTATGCAACCGATCGTGGTGAAAGATGCGCAATCTAATTGGACAGCGGGCGAAAGTTTCAGCTACGAATATTTTCAAAGTATTTATTCTCCTGGTTCTCAG ATTCTGGAAGAAGTAGCTAGAAGATGTTTATTCTTCCCGTATGAAACTGGATTGGCTAACCTGGCTGAATTTTTCAACATGTCAAAGAATCAAGTTGAAGGCAAGGAAGGTCGATGGTACGTCGGATG GATTAATTGTGAGGGAAAATCCGCCAATCAGTTGAGGAAGCATTACCAACGACCTTATTTCTTATCCCCTGAGTTGGACCACAGTAAACTTGATTGGGTGTTTATGGGAATGCCTGGACGTGGAGCTTCTTTGCAC GTTGATTTCGTACAGTCGTCGATTTGGCAAGCACAGCTTCGTGGCCATAAGAAGTGGACATTGGAATCACCACCGGAGTGTTTCGGTACATGCGTACGACGACTTGAGGTGACAGTTGATCCAGGAGATATAA TTGTTCTTGATGGAAACAGTTGGTTCCATCAAACCGAAATCGTTGGAGAGGATAACAGCATCGTTATCGGCTCGGAATACTATTGA
- the LOC100186342 gene encoding uncharacterized protein LOC100186342 isoform X3, translating to MKAPMSPAKLVAKRKNWQSFTICIRAFSHKTCIYRNTRGVLQRSIPSHRLVALARLHQEHDQSIIKRFGFVVLLDESQILTELPCILRSQPLAPYARIPTNCSRCADVTEVMQLRNVSQNDFLTKYAFTMQPIVVKDAQSNWTAGESFSYEYFQSIYSPGSQILEEVARRCLFFPYETGLANLAEFFNMSKNQVEGKEGRWYVGWINCEGKSANQLRKHYQRPYFLSPELDHSKLDWVFMGMPGRGASLHVDFVQSSIWQAQLRGHKKWTLESPPECFGTCVRRLEVTVDPGDIIVLDGNSWFHQTEIVGEDNSIVIGSEYY from the exons ATGAAAGCCCCAATGA GTCCAGCGAAATTGGTTGCGAAGCGGAAAAATTGGCAATCCTTTACAATTTGCATAAGGGCCTTTTCACACAag ACGTGCATATACCGTAACACTCGGGGGGTGCTTCAAAGGTCCATTCCTTCTCACCGCTTAGTTGCGCTTGCCAGGTTGCACCAGGAACATGATCAATCTATAATTAAACGTTTCGG GTTTGTCGTCCTGCTGGACGAATCCCAAATTTTGACGGAACTTCCGTGTATTCTTCGAAGTCAACCTCTTGCACCGTATGCAAGAATTCCCACCAACTGTTCCAGGTGTGCTGATGTTACTGAAGTGATGCAACTAAGAAATGTGTCGCAG AATGATTTTTTGACCAAATACGCGTTCACTATGCAACCGATCGTGGTGAAAGATGCGCAATCTAATTGGACAGCGGGCGAAAGTTTCAGCTACGAATATTTTCAAAGTATTTATTCTCCTGGTTCTCAG ATTCTGGAAGAAGTAGCTAGAAGATGTTTATTCTTCCCGTATGAAACTGGATTGGCTAACCTGGCTGAATTTTTCAACATGTCAAAGAATCAAGTTGAAGGCAAGGAAGGTCGATGGTACGTCGGATG GATTAATTGTGAGGGAAAATCCGCCAATCAGTTGAGGAAGCATTACCAACGACCTTATTTCTTATCCCCTGAGTTGGACCACAGTAAACTTGATTGGGTGTTTATGGGAATGCCTGGACGTGGAGCTTCTTTGCAC GTTGATTTCGTACAGTCGTCGATTTGGCAAGCACAGCTTCGTGGCCATAAGAAGTGGACATTGGAATCACCACCGGAGTGTTTCGGTACATGCGTACGACGACTTGAGGTGACAGTTGATCCAGGAGATATAA TTGTTCTTGATGGAAACAGTTGGTTCCATCAAACCGAAATCGTTGGAGAGGATAACAGCATCGTTATCGGCTCGGAATACTATTGA
- the LOC113474117 gene encoding bifunctional arginine demethylase and lysyl-hydroxylase JMJD6-like, whose product MATVDQFKTLLKHAEDLGISWEQLNRLNSVKAIQNDGKKWLQRNPMVLYAGLVFLFSISLPLMYLDHELGTLEDSEPNPLNNWKCFLSSQAIGSLVRPPLDCNACKDVTEIFYLKNITQEEFTEKYAHSMQTVVVQDGQKGWTASKTFSYEYFKSIYPQGSKALMKIVDGCQFFNFETDLAGPADFFNMSQSRVEGKEDQWYVGWSNCEGHTANELRRHYKLPYFLSPELDHGKKDWIYMGLPGPGAPMHIDRVPGATWQAQLSGEKEWTFEAPPECYGICTSKMKVRVKAGEIIVLDGSRWYHETNIIGKDMSIVIGSEFY is encoded by the exons ATGGCAACCGTTGATCAGttcaaaacacttttaaagcATGCTGAAGACCTCGGTATTAGTTGGGAGCAGTTAAACAGACTTAATTCCGTCAAGGCGATTCAGAACGATGGAAAGAAATGGCTTCAACGGAATCCAATGGTTCTATACGCTGGattggtatttttattcaGTATTAGCCTCCCGCTCATGTATCTTGACCATGAGTTAGG aaCGTTGGAGGATTCAGAACCTAACCCTTTAAACAATTGGAAATGCTTCCTGTCTAGTCAAGCCATTGGTTCGCTCGTTCGTCCTCCACTAGACTGCAATGCTTGCAAGGATGTAACTgaaattttctatttaaagaatattacACAA GAAGAATTCACTGAGAAATACGCTCACAGTATGCAGACTGTCGTCGTACAAGATGGCCAGAAAGGCTGGACAGCAAGCAAAACCTTCAgctatgaatattttaaaagcatatACCCCCAAGGATCAAAG GCTTTAATGAAAATTGTGGACGGTTGCCAGTTTTTCAACTTCGAAACAGATTTGGCTGGTCCTGCAGATTTTTTCAATATGTCGCAAAGCAGAGTAGAAGGGAAAGAAGACCAGTGGTATGTTGGATG GAGCAACTGCGAAGGACATACAGCGAACGAGCTCAGAAGGCATTACAAATTGCCATACTTTTTGTCGCCTGAATTGGACCACGGCAAAAAAGATTGGATATACATGGGACTACCGGGGCCAGGAGCACCAATGCAT ATTGATCGCGTTCCTGGGGCAACCTGGCAAGCACAACTAAGCGGTGAGAAGGAGTGGACTTTTGAAGCACCGCCGGAGTGTTACGGTATATGCACGTCTAAGATGAAAGTGAGGGTTAAGGCTGGGGAGATAA TTGTTCTGGATGGGAGCAGGTGGTACCACGAGACCAATATTATTGGAAAGGATATGAGCATAGTGATTGGATCGGAATTTTACTAg
- the LOC100186292 gene encoding uncharacterized protein LOC100186292, with protein MANVDQFKTLLKNAEDLGISYEQLNRLKTVRAIQNDGKKWHQRNSRVLYAGLVFLFSIAFPSLCRFADKLGIVDALKPSTLKHYQCILPSEAVAQYVRKPLDCNVCKDVTEVLYVKNITQEEFTEKYAYTMQPIVVQDGQKGWTASKTFSYEYFKSVYPPGSEALMQIVMDCQFFRFATDLAGPADFFNMSQSRVEGKEDQWYVGWSNCEGHTANELRKHYKLPYFLSPELDHGNMDWIYMGLPGPGAPSHIDFVPGATWQAQLSGEKEWTFEAPPECYGICTSKMKVRVKAGEIIVLDGSRWYHETNIIGKDMSIVIGAEFY; from the exons ATGGCAAATGTTGATCAGttcaaaacacttttaaagaATGCCGAAGACCTCGGCATTAGTTATGAGCAGTTAAACAGACTTAAAACCGTCAGAGCGATTCAGAACGATGGAAAGAAATGGCATCAACGGAATTCAAGAGTTCTGTACGCTGGCTTGGTATTTTTATTCAGTATTGCCTTCCCGTCTTTGTGTCGCTTTGCTGATAAATTGGG GATAGTAGATGCTTTGAAACCAAGTACTTTAAAACACTACCAATGCATCCTACCCAGTGAAGCTGTTGCCCAATACGTCCGTAAACCACTAGACTGTAACGTTTGCAAGGATGTAACTGAAGTTTTGTATGTAAAGAATATAACACAA GAAGAATTCACTGAGAAATACGCATACACCATGCAGCCTATCGTCGTACAAGATGGCCAGAAAGGCTGGACAGCAAGCAAAACGTTCAgctatgaatattttaaaagcgtaTACCCCCCTGGATCCGAG GCTCTAATGCAAATTGTAATGGATTGTCAATTTTTCCGCTTCGCAACCGATTTGGCTGGTCCTGCAGATTTTTTCAATATGTCGCAAAGCAGAGTAGAAGGGAAAGAAGACCAGTGGTATGTTGGATG GAGCAACTGCGAAGGACATACAGCAAACGAGCTCAGAAAGCATTACAAATTGCCATACTTTTTGTCGCCTGAATTGGACCACGGCAACATGGATTGGATATATATGGGGCTACCGGGGCCAGGAGCTCCATCACAC ATTGACTTTGTTCCTGGGGCAACCTGGCAAGCACAACTAAGCGGTGAGAAGGAATGGACTTTTGAAGCACCGCCGGAGTGTTATGGTATATGCACGTCTAAGATGAAAGTGAGGGTTAAGGCTGGGGAAATAA TTGTTCTGGATGGGAGCAGGTGGTACCACGAGACCAATATTATTGGAAAGGATATGAGTATAGTGATTGGAGCGGAATTTTACTAG
- the LOC100181548 gene encoding uncharacterized protein LOC100181548 — MATVEQFKTLLGQAEDLGISWEQLNRLKSVRVIQDDGKKWLQRNLEVLYAVLILLLSIGFSIIFSITTYTDVGIFDLLNPSVSCIVKNEHFLEYNRQPVDCNACKDVTEVLYVNNITQEEFLQKYAFSMQPIVVQDGQKGWTASKTFSYEYFKSVYPPGSKALSQIEERCQFFPYATDISTAGEFFNMSKNRLEGDEDHWYIGWSNCEGHTANELRKHYKMPYFLSPELDHSKIDWIFMGLPGHGAPMHVDFVPGASWQAQLSGEKEWTFETPPECYGICSSKMKVTVKAGDIIILDGSRWYHETNIIGKDMSIVIGSEYY; from the exons ATGGCAACCGTTGAgcagtttaaaacacttttaggGCAAGCCGAAGACCTCGGTATTAGTTGGGAGCAGTTAAACAGACTTAAGTCTGTCAGGGTAATTCAGGACGATGGAAAGAAATGGCTCCAACGGAATTTAGAGGTTCTGTACGCTGTCTTGATACTTTTACTAAGTATTGGCTTTTCGATTATATTCAGCATAACTACGTATACCGATGTGgg aaTATTCGATTTATTGAACCCAAGCGTAAGTTGCATCGTGAAAAATGAGCATTTTCTTGAGTACAACCGACAACCGGTGGACTGCAATGCCTGCAAGGATGTAACTGAAGTTTTGTACGTAAACAATATTACACAA gAGGAATTTCTTCAGAAATATGCATTTAGCATGCAGCCTATCGTCGTACAAGATGGCCAGAAAGGCTGGACTGCAAGCAAAACGTTCAgctatgaatattttaaaagcgtaTACCCCCCAGGATcaaag GCTCTTTCACAAATTGAGGAAAGATGTCAATTTTTCCCCTACGCCACGGATATATCTACAGCTGgagaattttttaatatgtcgAAAAACAGACTAGAAGGAGACGAAGACCACTGGTACATTGGATG GAGCAACTGCGAAGGACATACAGCCAACGAGCTCAGAAAGCATTACAAAATGCCTTACTTTTTGTCCCCTGAATTGGATCACAGCAAAATTGATTGGATTTTCATGGGGTTACCGGGACATGGGGCACCAATGCAT GTTGACTTTGTTCCTGGGGCATCTTGGCAAGCACAACTAAGCGGTGAAAAGGAATGGACCTTTGAAACACCTCCGGAGTGTTACGGTATATGTTCATCAAAAATGAAAGTAACGGTCAAGGCTGGAGACATAA TTATTCTTGATGGGAGCAGGTGGTACCACGAAACCAATATTATTGGAAAGGATATGAGCATAGTGATTGGATCCGAATATTACTAA
- the LOC100179218 gene encoding uncharacterized protein LOC100179218 isoform X1, whose translation MATVDQFKTLLKNAEDLGISYEQLNILKSVRLIQDDGKKWHQRNSKVLYAGLVFFLSISLPSLYRLTDRWGLLEAFKPRVLNPYNKCLLPSEAVGPFVRPPVDCNDCKDVTEILYLKNMTQKLFLEKYAHTMQPLVIQDGQKGWTASKTFSYEYFKNLYPPGSEALRYAVRHCQFFPYGSQMYSLEEFVTMSQNRVEGNEDRWYIGWSNCEGLTANELRKHYTMPYFLPLELDHSKTDWMFIGLPGRGASMHIDFVPGGSWQAQLSGTKEWTFETPPECYGICTSKMMVRVKPGEIIVLDGNRWFHKTRILGNDLSIVIGSEYY comes from the exons ATGGCAACTGTTGATCAGttcaaaacacttttaaagaATGCCGAAGACCTCGGCATTAGTTATGAGCAGTTAAACATACTTAAGTCTGTCAGGTTGATACAGGACGATGGAAAGAAATGGCATCAACGGAATTCAAAGGTCCTATACGCTGGCTTGGTATTTTTCCTAAGCATTAGCCTTCCGTCTTTGTACCGCTTAACCGATAGATGGGG gtTGCTAGAGGCTTTTAAACCACGCGTTTTAAACCCATACAACAAATGCCTTCTACCCAGTGAAGCTGTTGGTCCGTTCGTTCGTCCACCAGTAGATTGTAATGATTGCAAGGATGTAACagaaattttgtatttaaagaaTATGACACAA AAACTATTTCTTGAAAAATATGCACACACCATGCAGCCTCTCGTCATACAAGATGGCCAGAAAGGCTGGACTGCAAGCAAAACGTTTAGCTacgaatattttaaaaacttataccCCCCAGGATCCGAG GCTCTAAGGTACGCTGTGCGCCATTGTCAATTCTTTCCATACGGTTCGCAAATGTATAGTTTAGAAGAATTTGTTACTATGTCGCAAAACAGAGTGGAAGGGAACGAAGATCGCTGGTACATTGgatg GAGCAACTGCGAAGGTTTAACAGCCAACGAGCTCAGAAAGCATTACACAATGCCATACTTTTTGCCCCTTGAATTAGATCACAGCAAAACAGATTGGATGTTTATAGGATTACCAGGACGAGGAGCATCAATGCAT ATCGACTTTGTTCCTGGGGGATCCTGGCAAGCGCAACTAAGCGGTACGAAGGAATGGACCTTTGAAACACCTCCGGAGTGTTACGGTATATGCACGTCTAAGATGATGGTGAGGGTCAAGCCAGGGGAAATAA TTGTTCTTGATGGCAACAGATGGTTTCATAAAACTCGTATTCTTGGAAACGATTTGAGCATAGTGATTGGATCAGAATATTACTGA